A window from Pseudomonas kribbensis encodes these proteins:
- the ffh gene encoding signal recognition particle protein produces the protein MFENLTDRLSQTLRHVTGKAKLTEDNIKDTLREVRMALLEADVALPVVKDFVNSVKERAVGTEVSRSLTPGQAFVKIVQAELESLMGAANEDLNLSAVPPAVILMAGLQGAGKTTTAGKLARFLKERKKKSVMVVSADIYRPAAIKQLETLANDIGVTFFPSDLSQKPVDIANAAIKEAKLKFIDVVIVDTAGRLHIDEEMMGEIKALHAAINPVETLFVVDAMTGQDAANTAKAFGDALPLTGVILTKVDGDARGGAALSVRAITGKPIKFIGMGEKTEALDPFHPERIASRILGMGDVLSLIEQAEATLDKDKADKLAKKLKKGKGFDLEDFRDQLQQMKNMGGLGGLMDKLPSIGGVNLSQMGNAQSAAEKQFKQMEAIINSMTPAERRDPELISGSRKRRIAMGSGTQVQDIGRLIKQHKQMQKMMKKFSAKGGMAKMMRGMGGMLPGGGMPKL, from the coding sequence ATGTTTGAAAACTTAACCGACCGTCTCTCGCAGACGCTGCGCCATGTCACCGGCAAGGCGAAACTGACTGAAGACAACATTAAAGACACCCTGCGTGAAGTGCGCATGGCGTTGCTCGAAGCCGACGTTGCCCTGCCGGTGGTCAAGGACTTCGTCAATTCGGTCAAGGAACGCGCTGTCGGCACCGAGGTGTCGCGCAGCCTGACGCCGGGCCAGGCGTTCGTGAAGATCGTCCAGGCCGAACTCGAAAGCCTGATGGGCGCGGCCAACGAAGACCTGAACCTGAGCGCCGTGCCGCCTGCCGTCATTCTGATGGCCGGTCTGCAGGGTGCCGGTAAAACCACCACCGCCGGCAAGCTGGCGCGCTTCCTTAAAGAGCGCAAGAAGAAGTCGGTCATGGTCGTGTCGGCGGACATCTATCGTCCTGCCGCTATCAAACAGCTGGAAACCCTGGCCAACGACATCGGCGTGACGTTCTTCCCGTCCGACCTGAGCCAGAAGCCGGTCGACATCGCCAACGCGGCTATTAAAGAAGCAAAACTGAAATTCATCGACGTGGTCATCGTCGATACCGCCGGTCGTCTGCACATCGACGAAGAGATGATGGGCGAGATCAAGGCACTGCACGCCGCGATCAATCCGGTCGAAACCCTGTTCGTGGTTGACGCCATGACCGGTCAGGACGCCGCCAATACGGCCAAGGCCTTTGGCGATGCACTGCCGCTGACCGGCGTGATCCTGACCAAGGTCGACGGTGACGCCCGTGGCGGTGCCGCACTGTCCGTGCGTGCCATCACCGGCAAGCCGATCAAGTTCATCGGTATGGGCGAGAAGACCGAAGCCCTCGACCCGTTCCACCCTGAGCGTATCGCTTCGCGGATCCTCGGCATGGGCGATGTGCTCAGCCTGATCGAACAGGCTGAAGCGACCCTCGACAAGGACAAGGCCGACAAACTGGCCAAGAAGCTGAAGAAGGGCAAGGGCTTCGACCTCGAAGACTTCCGCGATCAGCTGCAACAGATGAAGAACATGGGCGGCCTCGGCGGCCTCATGGACAAGCTGCCGAGCATCGGTGGCGTCAACCTTTCGCAGATGGGCAATGCCCAGAGTGCGGCAGAGAAGCAGTTCAAGCAGATGGAAGCCATCATCAACTCCATGACCCCGGCCGAGCGCCGCGATCCCGAGCTGATCAGCGGTTCGCGCAAGCGTCGGATCGCCATGGGTTCCGGCACCCAGGTGCAGGACATCGGTCGCTTGATCAAGCAGCACAAGCAGATGCAGAAGATGATGAAGAAATTCTCCGCCAAGGGCGGAATGGCGAAAATGATGCGCGGCATGGGCGGAATGCTGCCCGGCGGCGGCATGCCAAAACTGTAA
- the rpsP gene encoding 30S ribosomal protein S16, which yields MLTIRLALGGSKKRPFYHLTVTDSRNPRDGSHKEQVGFFNPVARGQEVRLSVNQERVAYWLSVGAQPSERVAQLLKESAKAAA from the coding sequence ATGCTAACAATCCGTCTTGCCCTTGGCGGCTCCAAAAAGCGCCCGTTTTACCACCTGACCGTAACCGACTCCCGCAACCCGCGTGACGGTTCCCACAAAGAACAGGTTGGTTTCTTCAACCCTGTTGCCCGTGGTCAGGAAGTTCGTCTGTCCGTGAACCAAGAGCGCGTAGCCTACTGGCTGAGCGTTGGTGCACAGCCTTCTGAGCGTGTTGCTCAGTTGCTGAAGGAATCGGCTAAGGCTGCGGCCTGA